AACTTTTCAAATTCTTCCTTTTTTATAAAATCATATTTCTCCATTTGCCCCATCACGGTGTTGCGGCGGTTGATTGAATTCTCAGGATTTTTTACGGGATTAAATCTGCCAATAGCTTTCAAAATGCCTACCAATGTTGCGGCTTCCTGCACTTGCATTTCAATAGGTTTTTTATTGAAAAATACTTTGGCTGCACTCCTTATTCCAAAAGCATTCCCCGAAAACTGCACTGTATTAAAATACATCGTAACGATTTCTTCTTTTGTGTATCTTTTTTCTAATTGTATAGCCAAAACCCATTCTTTCAACTTGGTTAAAGTTTTCTTAAATACATTACTAAAATCATCGCGTTTGAAAAGATTTTTTGCAAGCTGTTGGGTAATGGTAGAAGCACCACGTTTTTTACCAATCATATTGGCTACAAAGCCAGTTCCCAATCCCTGAAAATCAATACCCGAATGTTTATTAAATCGTATATCCTCCGTTGCAATAAGTGCATTGATTAAGTTTGGGCCAATAGTTTTATAAGTTTCATTCGATCTGTTTTCTATATAATACTTCCCAATTACCACATCGTCCTCACTTATAACTTCAGTGGCCAAGCTTGATTTCGGATTTTCTAGTTCTTCTACTTTGGGTAAATTACCCGCCCAGCCCATCGCCACAAAAAATATGAGCAATGCAAATAATAAAAGACCAATAAGAAACGACAACCAAAACCATTTGATCTGCTGGTGGTAAGCCGAATTATATATATATGATTTTATTTTGTTCATGCTTTTTTAGTTGACAGTTTGCAGTTGTAACCCTGAGCCGTCCCGAATGTGTTCGGGAGAAGGGTGTCCGCGTCAGCACTATTCACTTTTAACTTTTAACTTTTAACTATTAACTATTAACTATTCCTCGAGGTATTTCTCCCAACCCACAAGTTCCAACCTTTTGGCTTTAAGTTCCACTTCATTTTTCATTTGGTTTTTATATTCTACTATTTTTTTTGCAAGCTCGGGTTTATACAATGCCAAAATTTGTGCGGCCAATATACCTGCATTTTTAGAACCATTGATAGCAACTGTTGCCACTGGCACACCAGGTGGCATTTGTACAATACTCAATAGCGAATCTTCACCGTGCAAAGATTTTGTTTGAATGGGCACTCCAATTACTGGCAATGTAGTGAGCGATGCTACCATGCCAGGCAAATGTGCCGAACCGCCTGCTCCTGCAATAATTACTTTATAACCCGCTTCGGCAGCTTTTTCAGCGAAATCGAACATGCGGCGTGGGGTGCGGTGGGCTGAAACAACAGTGAGCGTAAATTCAATATCAAATGTTTCTAACATTTTAGCGGCCTCTTGCATTACAGGTAGGTCGCTATCAGACCCCATAATGATGGCTATTTGTGCTGGCA
The genomic region above belongs to Bacteroidota bacterium and contains:
- the purE gene encoding 5-(carboxyamino)imidazole ribonucleotide mutase, with protein sequence MPAQIAIIMGSDSDLPVMQEAAKMLETFDIEFTLTVVSAHRTPRRMFDFAEKAAEAGYKVIIAGAGGSAHLPGMVASLTTLPVIGVPIQTKSLHGEDSLLSIVQMPPGVPVATVAINGSKNAGILAAQILALYKPELAKKIVEYKNQMKNEVELKAKRLELVGWEKYLEE